A stretch of Syntrophorhabdales bacterium DNA encodes these proteins:
- the hgcB gene encoding mercury methylation ferredoxin HgcB, with protein MRSMLYLKDVVTLAYSPETCTGCGTCLQVCSREVLRRSNGKIEIALRDACIECGACQRNCPQGALTVKAGVGCASAIMNQMLGRKAACCGVDENCLS; from the coding sequence ATGCGATCCATGCTGTACCTCAAAGACGTCGTTACCCTTGCCTACAGTCCGGAGACCTGCACCGGGTGTGGAACCTGTCTTCAGGTCTGTTCCCGCGAAGTACTTCGGCGATCGAACGGAAAGATCGAGATTGCGTTACGCGATGCGTGCATCGAATGCGGAGCCTGTCAGCGCAACTGTCCACAGGGTGCATTGACCGTGAAGGCGGGCGTGGGATGTGCCTCGGCGATTATGAACCAGATGCTCGGGCGAAAAGCAGCCTGTTGCGGAGTTGATGAGAACTGCCTTTCCTGA
- a CDS encoding metalloregulator ArsR/SmtB family transcription factor: protein MNELLTLFKALSDETRLRIVKLLENGELCVCHLVAAVDMSQPKISFHLKALKEAGLVKDRREGKWMHYRLNESDLFKRLLFLSIAERVREKDIATDRRRLQAFIASRADELPDAPAGCCARA from the coding sequence ATGAATGAGCTTCTCACGCTGTTCAAGGCGTTGTCAGATGAAACGCGGCTGAGGATCGTAAAGCTCCTGGAGAACGGCGAGTTGTGTGTATGTCACCTGGTAGCTGCCGTCGACATGTCGCAGCCGAAGATTTCGTTCCATCTTAAGGCGCTCAAGGAGGCGGGTCTCGTGAAGGACAGGCGGGAGGGCAAGTGGATGCATTACCGCCTCAATGAGTCGGATCTGTTCAAACGACTCCTCTTTCTCTCCATCGCGGAGCGGGTCAGGGAAAAGGACATTGCGACCGATCGCCGGCGGTTGCAAGCGTTCATCGCGTCGAGAGCCGACGAACTTCCCGACGCCCCGGCAGGGTGCTGTGCGAGGGCGTGA